One part of the Malus sylvestris chromosome 2, drMalSylv7.2, whole genome shotgun sequence genome encodes these proteins:
- the LOC126590896 gene encoding 2-alkenal reductase (NADP(+)-dependent)-like, with product MEVTSNKHVILRDYVTGFPKESDMQLVTAAATKLKLPEGSTGVLVKNLYLSCNPYMRGRMTKREPGGSYVPSFVHGSPITGYGVAKVLESGDPMFKEGDFVWGMTAWEEYSLIAATKALFKIHDTDVPLSYYTGILGMFLVLFSPNFEVDVLGKLLM from the exons atggaaGTGACGAGCAACAAGCATGTGATACTCAGAGACTATGTCACCGGCTTCCCCAAAGAATCCGATATGCAATTAGTCACCGCCGCAGCCACCAAGCTGAAGCTTCCAGAAGGTTCCACTGGGGTTCTGGTGAAGAACCTCTACTTGTCCTGCAACCCTTATATGAGAGGCCGCATGACCAAGCGCGAACCCGGCGGCAGTTATGTCCCCTCTTTCGTGCACGGTTCG CCTATAACCGGATACGGAGTGGCTAAAGTTTTGGAATCGGGGGATCCCATGTTCAAGGAAGGCGATTTCGTTTGGGGGATGACCGCGTGGGAAGAATATAGTCTCATCGCTGCCACAAAGGCCCTGTTTAAGATTCACGACACCGATGTCCCACTCTCTTACTATACTGGAATTCTAGGCATGTTTCTAGTGCTATTTTCACCAAATTTTGAAGTTGATGTCTTGGGAAAATTGCTTATGTAG
- the LOC126590850 gene encoding 2-alkenal reductase (NADP(+)-dependent)-like isoform X2, protein MEVTSNKQVILRNYVTGFPKESDMQLVTAATTELKLPEGSIGVLVKNLYLSCDPYMRGRMTKREPGSYVGCFVPGSPITGYGVAKVLESGDPKFKEGDFVWGMTGWEEYSLIIATETLFKIHDIDVPLSYYTGILGMPGITAYAGFHEVCSPKKGETVFVSAASGAVGQLVGQFAKLLGCYVVGSAGSKEKVDLLRNKFGFDEAFNYKEEPNLDAALKRYFPEGIDIYFENVGGKMLDAVLLNMRMNGRIAICGMISQYNLEQTEGVHNLISLISKQVRMQGFVAFSYYHLYGKFLETVLPAIKEGKIIYVEDVVEGLESAPGALAGLFAGRNVGKQVVLVSRD, encoded by the exons atggaaGTGACGAGCAACAAGCAGGTGATATTGAGAAACTATGTCACCGGCTTCCCTAAAGAATCCGACATGCAATTAGTCACCGCCGCCACCACCGAGCTGAAGCTTCCAGAAGGTTCCATTGGGGTTCTGGTGAAGAACCTCTACTTGTCCTGCGACCCTTATATGAGAGGCCGCATGACCAAGCGCGAACCCGGCAGTTATGTCGGCTGCTTCGTCCCCGGTTCG CCTATAACCGGATACGGAGTGGCTAAAGTTTTGGAATCGGGGGATCCCAAGTTTAAGGAAGGCGATTTCGTTTGGGGGATGACTGGGTGGGAAGAATATAGTCTCATCATTGCCACAGAGACCCTGTTTAAGATTCACGACATCGATGTCCCTCTCTCTTATTATACTGGAATTCTAG GTATGCCTGGCATAACTGCTTATGCTGGCTTTCATGAGGTCTGCAGTCCAAAGAAAGGAGAGACAGTCTTCGTTTCTGCCGCATCTGGAGCAGTAGGTCAACTTGTTGGGCAATTCGCAAAGTTGTTGGGTTGCTATGTTGTTGGGAGTGCTGGAAGCAAAGAAAAG GTTGATTTGCTGAGGAACAAGTTCGGGTTTGACGAGGCTTTCAATTATAAAGAAGAACCTAACTTGGATGCTGCCTTAAAAAG GTACTTTCCTGAAGGCATCGATATATACTTTGAAAATGTTGGGGGAAAGATGCTCGATGCAGTCCTACTAAACATGAGGATGAATGGCCGAATCGCAATTTGTGGGATGATCTCGCAGTACAACCTTGAGCAAACAGAAGGTGTGCATAATTTAATATCACTCATCTCTAAACAGGTCCGTATGCAAGGTTTCGTGGCTTTTAGTTACTATCATCTATACGGGAAGTTTCTTGAAACAGTTCTACCTGCCATAAAAGAAGGGAAGATAATATACGTGGAAGATGTAGTTGAAGGCCTTGAGAGCGCTCCGGGGGCTCTGGCAGGGCTCTTTGCTGGCCGCAATGTCGGAAAGCAGGTGGTTTTAGTTTCTAGGGATTGA
- the LOC126590850 gene encoding 2-alkenal reductase (NADP(+)-dependent)-like isoform X3: MEVTSNKQVILRNYVTGFPKESDMQLVTAATTELKLPEGSIGVLVKNLYLSCDPYMRGRMTKREPGSYVGCFVPGSPITGYGVAKVLESGDPKFKEGDFVWGMTGWEEYSLIIATETLFKIHDIDVPLSYYTGILGMPGITAYAGFHEVCSPKKGETVFVSAASGAVGQLVGQFAKLLGCYVVGSAGSKEKVIKVDLLRNKFGFDEAFNYKEEPNLDAALKRYFPEGIDIYFENVGGKMLDAVLLNMRMNGRIAICGMISQYNLEQTEVLPAIKEGKIIYVEDVVEGLESAPGALAGLFAGRNVGKQVVLVSRD; the protein is encoded by the exons atggaaGTGACGAGCAACAAGCAGGTGATATTGAGAAACTATGTCACCGGCTTCCCTAAAGAATCCGACATGCAATTAGTCACCGCCGCCACCACCGAGCTGAAGCTTCCAGAAGGTTCCATTGGGGTTCTGGTGAAGAACCTCTACTTGTCCTGCGACCCTTATATGAGAGGCCGCATGACCAAGCGCGAACCCGGCAGTTATGTCGGCTGCTTCGTCCCCGGTTCG CCTATAACCGGATACGGAGTGGCTAAAGTTTTGGAATCGGGGGATCCCAAGTTTAAGGAAGGCGATTTCGTTTGGGGGATGACTGGGTGGGAAGAATATAGTCTCATCATTGCCACAGAGACCCTGTTTAAGATTCACGACATCGATGTCCCTCTCTCTTATTATACTGGAATTCTAG GTATGCCTGGCATAACTGCTTATGCTGGCTTTCATGAGGTCTGCAGTCCAAAGAAAGGAGAGACAGTCTTCGTTTCTGCCGCATCTGGAGCAGTAGGTCAACTTGTTGGGCAATTCGCAAAGTTGTTGGGTTGCTATGTTGTTGGGAGTGCTGGAAGCAAAGAAAAGGTGA TTAAGGTTGATTTGCTGAGGAACAAGTTCGGGTTTGACGAGGCTTTCAATTATAAAGAAGAACCTAACTTGGATGCTGCCTTAAAAAG GTACTTTCCTGAAGGCATCGATATATACTTTGAAAATGTTGGGGGAAAGATGCTCGATGCAGTCCTACTAAACATGAGGATGAATGGCCGAATCGCAATTTGTGGGATGATCTCGCAGTACAACCTTGAGCAAACAGAAG TTCTACCTGCCATAAAAGAAGGGAAGATAATATACGTGGAAGATGTAGTTGAAGGCCTTGAGAGCGCTCCGGGGGCTCTGGCAGGGCTCTTTGCTGGCCGCAATGTCGGAAAGCAGGTGGTTTTAGTTTCTAGGGATTGA
- the LOC126590850 gene encoding 2-alkenal reductase (NADP(+)-dependent)-like isoform X4: MAASTEGVISHKQVLLKDYVTGFPKESDMQLTTATSQLKLPEEGSIGVLVKNLYLSCDPYMRGRMTKREPGSYVGCFVPGSPITGYGVAKVLESGDPKFKEGDFVWGMTGWEEYSLIIATETLFKIHDIDVPLSYYTGILGMPGITAYAGFHEVCSPKKGETVFVSAASGAVGQLVGQFAKLLGCYVVGSAGSKEKVDLLRNKFGFDEAFNYKEEPNLDAALKRYFPEGIDIYFENVGGKMLDAVLLNMRMNGRIAICGMISQYNLEQTEGVHNLISLISKQVRMQGFVAFSYYHLYGKFLETVLPAIKEGKIIYVEDVVEGLESAPGALAGLFAGRNVGKQVVLVSRD, encoded by the exons ATGGCGGCGAGTACAGAAGGAGTGATCAGCCACAAGCAGGTGCTACTGAAAGACTATGTGACTGGCTTCCCCAAAGAATCTGACATGCAACTCACCACCGCCACCTCCCAGCTCAAGCTTCCAGAAG AAGGTTCCATTGGGGTTCTGGTGAAGAACCTCTACTTGTCCTGCGACCCTTATATGAGAGGCCGCATGACCAAGCGCGAACCCGGCAGTTATGTCGGCTGCTTCGTCCCCGGTTCG CCTATAACCGGATACGGAGTGGCTAAAGTTTTGGAATCGGGGGATCCCAAGTTTAAGGAAGGCGATTTCGTTTGGGGGATGACTGGGTGGGAAGAATATAGTCTCATCATTGCCACAGAGACCCTGTTTAAGATTCACGACATCGATGTCCCTCTCTCTTATTATACTGGAATTCTAG GTATGCCTGGCATAACTGCTTATGCTGGCTTTCATGAGGTCTGCAGTCCAAAGAAAGGAGAGACAGTCTTCGTTTCTGCCGCATCTGGAGCAGTAGGTCAACTTGTTGGGCAATTCGCAAAGTTGTTGGGTTGCTATGTTGTTGGGAGTGCTGGAAGCAAAGAAAAG GTTGATTTGCTGAGGAACAAGTTCGGGTTTGACGAGGCTTTCAATTATAAAGAAGAACCTAACTTGGATGCTGCCTTAAAAAG GTACTTTCCTGAAGGCATCGATATATACTTTGAAAATGTTGGGGGAAAGATGCTCGATGCAGTCCTACTAAACATGAGGATGAATGGCCGAATCGCAATTTGTGGGATGATCTCGCAGTACAACCTTGAGCAAACAGAAGGTGTGCATAATTTAATATCACTCATCTCTAAACAGGTCCGTATGCAAGGTTTCGTGGCTTTTAGTTACTATCATCTATACGGGAAGTTTCTTGAAACAGTTCTACCTGCCATAAAAGAAGGGAAGATAATATACGTGGAAGATGTAGTTGAAGGCCTTGAGAGCGCTCCGGGGGCTCTGGCAGGGCTCTTTGCTGGCCGCAATGTCGGAAAGCAGGTGGTTTTAGTTTCTAGGGATTGA
- the LOC126590850 gene encoding 2-alkenal reductase (NADP(+)-dependent)-like isoform X1, which yields MEVTSNKQVILRNYVTGFPKESDMQLVTAATTELKLPEGSIGVLVKNLYLSCDPYMRGRMTKREPGSYVGCFVPGSPITGYGVAKVLESGDPKFKEGDFVWGMTGWEEYSLIIATETLFKIHDIDVPLSYYTGILGMPGITAYAGFHEVCSPKKGETVFVSAASGAVGQLVGQFAKLLGCYVVGSAGSKEKVIKVDLLRNKFGFDEAFNYKEEPNLDAALKRYFPEGIDIYFENVGGKMLDAVLLNMRMNGRIAICGMISQYNLEQTEGVHNLISLISKQVRMQGFVAFSYYHLYGKFLETVLPAIKEGKIIYVEDVVEGLESAPGALAGLFAGRNVGKQVVLVSRD from the exons atggaaGTGACGAGCAACAAGCAGGTGATATTGAGAAACTATGTCACCGGCTTCCCTAAAGAATCCGACATGCAATTAGTCACCGCCGCCACCACCGAGCTGAAGCTTCCAGAAGGTTCCATTGGGGTTCTGGTGAAGAACCTCTACTTGTCCTGCGACCCTTATATGAGAGGCCGCATGACCAAGCGCGAACCCGGCAGTTATGTCGGCTGCTTCGTCCCCGGTTCG CCTATAACCGGATACGGAGTGGCTAAAGTTTTGGAATCGGGGGATCCCAAGTTTAAGGAAGGCGATTTCGTTTGGGGGATGACTGGGTGGGAAGAATATAGTCTCATCATTGCCACAGAGACCCTGTTTAAGATTCACGACATCGATGTCCCTCTCTCTTATTATACTGGAATTCTAG GTATGCCTGGCATAACTGCTTATGCTGGCTTTCATGAGGTCTGCAGTCCAAAGAAAGGAGAGACAGTCTTCGTTTCTGCCGCATCTGGAGCAGTAGGTCAACTTGTTGGGCAATTCGCAAAGTTGTTGGGTTGCTATGTTGTTGGGAGTGCTGGAAGCAAAGAAAAGGTGA TTAAGGTTGATTTGCTGAGGAACAAGTTCGGGTTTGACGAGGCTTTCAATTATAAAGAAGAACCTAACTTGGATGCTGCCTTAAAAAG GTACTTTCCTGAAGGCATCGATATATACTTTGAAAATGTTGGGGGAAAGATGCTCGATGCAGTCCTACTAAACATGAGGATGAATGGCCGAATCGCAATTTGTGGGATGATCTCGCAGTACAACCTTGAGCAAACAGAAGGTGTGCATAATTTAATATCACTCATCTCTAAACAGGTCCGTATGCAAGGTTTCGTGGCTTTTAGTTACTATCATCTATACGGGAAGTTTCTTGAAACAGTTCTACCTGCCATAAAAGAAGGGAAGATAATATACGTGGAAGATGTAGTTGAAGGCCTTGAGAGCGCTCCGGGGGCTCTGGCAGGGCTCTTTGCTGGCCGCAATGTCGGAAAGCAGGTGGTTTTAGTTTCTAGGGATTGA